In Marivirga salinae, a single window of DNA contains:
- a CDS encoding ferritin codes for MKDLITPNRSLAKETEKKLNEQIEMEGKSSAYYLSMASWCETKGYVNSAKFLYDHSDEERGHMLKLFSYINEAGGHARQPAISEIRHEFNSLREVFELILEHEIKVTKSIHELVDHCFSTKDFTTFNFLQWFVTEQREEETISRRALEIFDIIGEEGMGLWHIDIELGKLHGIDTVEE; via the coding sequence ATGAAAGATTTAATTACACCGAATAGATCATTAGCTAAAGAAACAGAAAAGAAACTGAATGAGCAGATTGAAATGGAAGGCAAATCATCTGCCTACTATTTATCCATGGCATCTTGGTGCGAGACCAAAGGTTATGTGAATTCAGCCAAATTTTTATATGACCATTCAGATGAAGAAAGAGGTCATATGCTAAAATTATTCAGCTATATCAATGAAGCTGGTGGACATGCTAGACAACCGGCCATTAGTGAAATCAGACATGAATTTAACAGTTTGAGAGAAGTATTCGAGCTGATTTTAGAACATGAAATTAAAGTAACCAAATCAATTCACGAATTGGTAGATCATTGTTTCAGCACTAAAGATTTTACAACTTTCAATTTCTTGCAATGGTTTGTAACCGAGCAAAGAGAGGAAGAAACTATCTCAAGAAGAGCCTTAGAGATATTCGATATCATTGGGGAAGAAGGAATGGGCTTATGGCATATCGATATTGAATTAGGAAAATTGCATGGTATTGATACTGTAGAAGAGTAA
- a CDS encoding aconitate hydratase, translated as MAFDIDMIKAVYAGMSEKIAAARQVVNKPLTLSEKILYSHLWDGKAKNSFVRGKSYVDFAPDRVAMQDATAQMALLQFMQAGRDQAAVPSTVHCDHLILAKEGAKEDLRSSLTASGEVFNFLESVSNKYGIGFWKPGAGIIHQVVLENYAFPGGMMIGTDSHTVNAGGLGMVAIGVGGADAVDVMAGMPWELKFPKLIGVKLTGKLNGWTSAKDVILKVAGILTVKGGTGSIVEYFGPGAQSLSATGKGTICNMGAEIGATTSTFGYDDAMERYLRSTDRNDVADAANEVREHLTGDDEVYANPEQYFDQVIEIDLTTLEPHVNGPFTPDRATPISQLKAEAEKNGWPTKVEWGLIGSCTNSSYEDLSRASSIAQQAVDKGLKTKSEFGINPGSEQVRFTADRDGLLKIFEDLDATIFTNACGPCIGQWSRTGADKGEKNTIVHSFNRNFSKRADGNPNTHAFVTSPEMVAAIAISGDLGFNPLTDTLTNEKGEQVKLDPPFGAELPDAGFAVEDNGYQAPAKDGSTVEVKVAPDSKRLQLLEGFDAWDGKNITGAKLLIKALGKCTTDHISMAGPWLRFRGHLDNISDNCLIGAVNAFNEETNKVKSQITGEYDAVPATQREYKAKGIPTIVVGDHNYGEGSSREHAAMEPRHLGVKAVLVKSFARIHETNLKKQGMLGLTFADEADYDKVQEDDTINFLDLDQFAPEKPLKIEFVHADGSKDVIKANHTYNDAQIEWFKAGSALNKIKEDAKARG; from the coding sequence ATGGCTTTTGATATAGACATGATAAAAGCTGTTTATGCTGGAATGAGCGAAAAAATAGCTGCAGCAAGACAGGTAGTCAACAAACCTTTAACCCTTTCAGAGAAGATACTTTATTCACATTTATGGGATGGCAAGGCAAAAAACTCATTTGTGAGAGGTAAATCTTACGTGGATTTTGCTCCGGACCGAGTAGCTATGCAAGATGCAACTGCTCAAATGGCACTTTTACAATTTATGCAAGCTGGAAGAGACCAAGCCGCTGTCCCTTCTACAGTACATTGTGATCACTTAATCTTAGCAAAAGAAGGTGCAAAAGAAGATTTAAGAAGCTCATTAACTGCTTCAGGAGAGGTTTTTAATTTCTTGGAATCAGTTTCTAATAAATATGGAATTGGCTTCTGGAAGCCGGGTGCTGGGATTATTCACCAAGTAGTTTTAGAAAATTATGCATTTCCTGGTGGAATGATGATTGGAACTGATTCTCACACTGTTAATGCTGGTGGTTTAGGAATGGTTGCTATTGGTGTTGGTGGTGCTGATGCGGTAGATGTTATGGCTGGAATGCCTTGGGAATTGAAATTTCCTAAATTAATCGGTGTGAAGTTAACTGGAAAACTAAATGGTTGGACTTCCGCTAAAGATGTTATCTTGAAAGTTGCCGGTATCTTAACTGTAAAAGGTGGAACTGGTTCAATAGTAGAATATTTTGGCCCTGGTGCACAATCACTTTCTGCAACTGGAAAAGGAACGATTTGTAATATGGGTGCTGAAATCGGTGCTACTACTTCTACTTTCGGTTATGATGATGCTATGGAGCGTTATTTAAGATCTACAGATAGAAATGATGTTGCAGATGCTGCAAATGAAGTACGTGAGCATTTAACGGGAGATGATGAAGTTTATGCAAATCCTGAGCAATATTTTGATCAAGTAATCGAAATTGATTTAACAACTTTAGAGCCACATGTAAATGGTCCTTTCACTCCAGATAGAGCCACTCCTATTTCTCAATTAAAAGCAGAAGCTGAGAAAAACGGATGGCCAACGAAAGTTGAATGGGGATTGATTGGTTCTTGTACCAATTCATCTTATGAAGATTTATCAAGAGCTTCCTCAATTGCACAACAAGCTGTTGACAAAGGCTTAAAAACAAAATCAGAATTTGGTATCAACCCTGGTTCTGAGCAAGTTAGATTTACTGCAGATCGTGACGGTTTACTGAAAATATTTGAAGATTTAGATGCTACTATCTTCACCAATGCTTGCGGACCTTGTATTGGTCAATGGTCAAGAACTGGTGCTGATAAAGGCGAGAAAAATACAATCGTTCACTCTTTTAATAGAAACTTTTCTAAAAGAGCGGATGGAAACCCTAACACTCATGCATTTGTAACATCTCCAGAAATGGTGGCGGCAATTGCGATTAGTGGTGATTTAGGATTCAATCCATTAACTGACACCTTAACCAACGAAAAAGGTGAACAGGTAAAATTAGATCCTCCATTTGGAGCGGAATTACCTGATGCTGGTTTTGCAGTTGAAGATAATGGATATCAAGCTCCAGCAAAAGATGGTAGCACTGTAGAAGTAAAAGTTGCTCCTGATTCTAAAAGATTACAATTATTAGAAGGTTTTGATGCTTGGGATGGAAAAAACATCACTGGTGCTAAATTGCTTATCAAAGCATTAGGTAAATGCACCACTGACCATATCTCTATGGCTGGACCTTGGTTAAGATTCAGAGGTCACTTGGATAATATTTCTGACAACTGCTTAATTGGAGCTGTAAATGCTTTCAATGAAGAAACTAATAAAGTGAAAAGTCAGATAACTGGTGAATATGATGCTGTTCCTGCAACGCAGAGAGAGTACAAAGCAAAAGGAATTCCGACTATAGTAGTGGGTGACCATAATTATGGTGAAGGTTCTTCAAGAGAACATGCCGCTATGGAACCTAGACATTTAGGGGTTAAAGCTGTATTGGTGAAATCATTTGCACGTATTCACGAAACCAACTTAAAGAAGCAAGGGATGTTAGGATTAACTTTTGCAGATGAAGCTGATTATGATAAAGTGCAGGAGGATGATACTATTAACTTCTTAGACCTTGATCAGTTTGCTCCAGAAAAGCCACTTAAAATAGAATTTGTTCACGCAGATGGTAGCAAAGATGTTATAAAGGCAAACCACACCTATAATGATGCTCAAATTGAATGGTTTAAAGCAGGTTCTGCATTGAATAAAATAAAAGAAGATGCGAAAGCTAGAGGATAA